The Cydia strobilella chromosome 16, ilCydStro3.1, whole genome shotgun sequence genomic sequence catgatagaatttgctacaggccgcgctggcttaatccggcactgCAAGTCATAAATTAGCTTATCCAACGACAGCTACCGGCACGACCGGTACCGCACCAGCGCTCTTGACATCCACGCAGCAGCACGATGAGATCAGGTTGTACTCCTGGCACGAGTTGGCGTACAGGTACTTGCAGTCGGCCTTGCGGCAGTTGTGGCTGACTGTGGATATACGTGGTTTCATTTTAGTCTTAGAAAAATGCTCGCTAAATTCCTTGGCTTCATTGGGTTGGTAAAAAATATGGGTGGAGTCCGTCTAAAGTAACTCTACACCAATTTTTCAGCGACGTGTGTGGCAAATAAATTGCtttgttttatcatagagttcctatggccacctcctgtctccattatcagatcagctcgatagtaccaaccatattgcattgtcacccgacttacatgtgtgtaaattttcagcttcatcggaaaccggaaagtgggtcaaatttaacttgcaagattttattaggtacagacagacagacacaaagAGTCGGGGAGTCATGCAGGGAGGGCATGGGGTGCGTTTtcgcgcgacttcaagtatggactcgagCGCGAGAACGCAACCCATGCCAGTGTAAAAATGAATCCAGTGATATTTCGTTCAATAGCATTGATTcagtaatttaatataaatattataataatcaatatgaaagttgcTAGAGAAATACTATTgccactgtgacaaagtacaaaatgggtaggaaatTAAATCTTTGACTGTACTACTACGGAACACTTGACATAAACACACCTAGGTACAATTTAGATACATACGcacataaatacataggtacctacatacatgaCAGTTAAAATCATAACGACTACTTGTATTCGTAAACAAGCTAAAACTTTAAACAAAACTGACATCCTACCGTACCataaagtaagtacatttttgTGCTGTGAGTCTGGATCAAGTCTTCCGAAGTAGAAGGCTAATTCAGTAGGCTTTTAGACAGCTGAGGCCTAACACGTGACACGTGCACATTTACCTACTTTCCCAAACTATACTTCAAAAACTTACATCCAGAATCCCTGTCGCAGCAGCAAGCATCGTGGGCCTCCTTATACGAGCAGTAGCTATACACAGACGAGTCGCAAAGCGGGCACCCCGGGTGCGCGCCCGGTGGCCCAGCCAACCCGGGCTTACCCGGGTACCCACCCGGGTATCCACTACCCGGATACTGTCCCGGGTACCCGGGCCCGCTGGGGTAGAGGCCTGGACCGGTGTTCGGGTATTGTGGGTAGTCGGGGTTGTACTGTCCGTAACCGCCTAGGAAAAAAGCCGCTATGTCTCTTAGGCTGAAACCTGTGGTTAGATGAGATGAGATGATGGTTAGGATGAGCTGATGTTGGTGGTGTAGATATATTTGGTTACTGAGAGTGATGTTAATGATTTTAATgatatataatttatgaatttaaGCACGTTTGAAATTTCTTGTCTACGATCATCACCTTCATCTTCCTCGCTTTAtgccggcatttttgccacggctcctgggagcctgatggggtccgcttggcaactaattccgagaattggcgtaggcactagtttttacgaaagcgactgccagctgaccttccaacccagagagtaaactagaccttattgggattagttccgtttcctcacgatgttttctttcaccgaaaagcgactggatTTCTTGTCTacgatattttattaaaacatcgtgagaaaacttTTTCATTTATCATGCTTAATAAAGTGTAGTTTCTTCTCTGTTTTGGAAGAGCATAATGGCAGCCGCATTTATAAAACCAGTGGatgcgccaattcttgggaaTATGTTGCCAGAAATCGAACCCCGTGATCTTTTAGCGTAAAAGTGAGAAAGTGCTCAGACGAGAAGGAGTTTATTGTGATCATTAAATCTGATTACAGTTAAAGTAATTTAGAGATTTTAGAGTAGGTAAACCTTTTAAATTGCCTAATTACCTACACTTATTTCGATAATTACCTAAGATAACAAAAGCACAATttaggtaattaaaattaacggcatattaatgcaaatattgtttCAATCTTATCTTTATGAACATCTATAAATCCGTCTATAATAGCTTAAATGAATCTTAATATGAGCGATGTCTACTAAGATCTATAGGCAAATTATTAAGGTTCCAGTAGGAACCTATCTACCTTAGGTTTGCTTAGGTGCATGCTCTACATaactaactttttttaaacaaaagaaaaaaagtttttttatgatgaTATGATGAATGCGTTTTAGTCCTAGGACATCCGTTCCAAACCTAGggaaaatgtaataataaatatctagATATACCAggtggctctgtgagctatgttaagcttagaaaatgtaaaagtgaaaaagTTACTTGTGCAAcaagaaagttggtttttcttgcgaggtagaatcttgagcgtagcgagggactcgaaaacgcgagatgtaaaataactttgctctcgtgttgcacacataattttttacctcagcagtgagaacatattaaaggttaaaatgtatttcgaattacacagaataaacagaaaaaaaagtattatagcatacgatacaatacgatacaatacgatacgatacgatacgatacgacacgacacgacacgacacgacacgatacgataccatacgataccataccataccataaaaaaaatgtaataaaagtatgaagttcatggcccttcactaaattaaaaagctacattgtttcactccttggagtgaggaaagtcgcactgcTGTTCACAaagttcgagctgctgaggtgaaaaatacttagttcgttgAGTCGTTATCGCATTGAACTCAtaatggtcttaagcgccatagacGCTATCGGCCCTTACTTCCTAGTCCTTTATGTCTATccgcattttgaaaaaatccaaaaactggATCGACGAAAAAAATCGATataatcatagaatctggtcacaaaatgtcacgagaatcggtt encodes the following:
- the LOC134748274 gene encoding uncharacterized protein LOC134748274, whose protein sequence is MNKKLCVVFVAIIAVAQGVQPQSNYDLSRNRLGSGNGGYGQYNPDYPQYPNTGPGLYPSGPGYPGQYPGSGYPGGYPGKPGLAGPPGAHPGCPLCDSSVYSYCSYKEAHDACCCDRDSGFSHNCRKADCKYLYANSCQEYNLISSCCCVDVKSAGAVPVVPVAVVG